In the Colletotrichum lupini chromosome 1, complete sequence genome, one interval contains:
- a CDS encoding aminotransferase class I and II has protein sequence MLSSTRIAARQAAARRMGALPVTAARAGSTWANVPQGPPAILGITEAFKADKFEQKINLGVGAYRDDQGKPYVLPSVRAAEEKVIAAKLNKEYAGITGVPEFTKSAAVLAYGADSSALDRLAITQSISGTGALRIGGAFLARFFPGAKNIYIPTPSWANHGAVFNDSGLTVNKYRYYDPKTIGLDFEGMVADIKAAPKGSIFLFHACAHNPTGVDPTPEQWREISDVVKAQGHYSFFDMAYQGFASGNTDTDAFAVRHFVKEGHNICLAQSFAKNMGLYGERVGAFSIVAKDAEERKRIDSQVKILVRPLYSNPPVHGARIASTILNDAALNQQWLGEVKGMADRIITMRALLKENLEKLGSAHDWSHITSQIGMFAYTGLTKDQMDALANDHSVYATKDGRISVAGITSGNVGRLAESIYKVKG, from the exons ATGCTGTCCTCCACCAGAATCGCAGCCCGGCAAGCTGCCGCCCGCCGCATGGGCGCTCTGCCCGTCACGGCCGCGAGAGCCGGTTCTACCTGGGCCAACGTCCCTCAAGGTCCTCCT GCCATTCTCG GCATCACGGAAGCCTTCAAGGCCGACAAGTTTGAGCAGAAGATCAACCTCG GTGTCGGTGCCTACCGCGACGACCAGGGCAAGCCCTACGTCCTCCCCTCCGTCCGCGCCGCCGAGGAGAAGGTCATCGCCGCCAAGCTGAACAAGGAGTACGCCGGCATCACCGGTGTCCCCGAGTTCACCAAGTCCGCCGCCGTCCTCGCCTACGGCGCCGACTCCTCGGCCCTCGACCGCCTCGCCATCACCCAGTCCATCTCCGGCACCGGTGCCCTGCGCATCGGAGGCGCCTTCCTCGCCCGCTTCTTCCCCGGCGCTAAGAACATCTACATCCCCACCCCCTCATGGGCCAACCACGGCGCCGTCTTCAACGACTCTGGCCTCACCGTCAACAAGTACCGCTACTACGACCCCAAGACCATCGGCCTCGACTTTGAGGGCATGGTCGCCGACATCAAGGCCGCTCCCAAGGGCTCCATCTTCCTCTTCCACGCCTGCGCCCACAACCCCACCGGTGTCGACCCTACCCCCGAGCAGTGGCGCGAGATCTCCGACGTCGTCAAGGCCCAGGGCCACTACTCCTTCTTTGACATGGCCTACCAGGGCTTCGCCTCGGGTAACACCGACACTGACGCCTTCGCCGTCCGCCACTTCGTCAAGGAGGGCCACAACATCTGCCTCGCCCAGTCCTTCGCCAAGAACATGGGTCTCTACGGCGAGCGTGTCGGTGCCTTCTCCATCGTCGCAAAGGACGCCGAGGAGCGCAAGCGCATCGACTCCCAGGTCAAGATTCTTGTCCGCCCTCTGTACTCCAACCCTCCCGTCCACGGCGCCCGCATCGCCTCCACCATCCTTAACGACGCCGCCCTGAACCAGCAGTGGCTCGGTGAGGTCAAGGGCATGGCTGACCGCATCATCACCATGCGCGCTCTCCTCAAGGAGAACCTCGAGAAGCTCGGCTCCGCCCACGACTGGTCCCACATCACCAGCCAGATCGGCATGTTCGCCTACACTGGCCTGACCAAGGACCAGATGGACGCCCTCGCCAACGACCACTCCGTCTACGCCACCAAGGACGGCCGTATCTCCGTCGCCGGTATCACCAGCGGCAACGTCGGCCGCCTCGCCGAGTCCATCTACAAGGTCAAGGGTTAA
- a CDS encoding tryptophan synthase, producing the protein MEGIRQTFARCKAQGRSALVTYVTAGYPTPEDTPNVLLAMEKGGADVIELGAPFTDPIADGPTIQTSNTVALQHGVTIESTLKMVKDARDQGLKAPVMLMGYYNPLLSYGEERLLNDCKTSGVNGFIVVDLPPEEAISFRKLCTKGGLSYVPLIAPATSDARMKILCKLADSFIYVVSRQGVTGALGSMNANLPDLVARVKKYSGNKPAAVGFGVSTRDHFLSVAQLADGVVVGSQIITTLQKAAPGELYNDVAKYCSYLCGRDSDETTREVGMVEAMAAAKQPTEEPTVDDRITADQDSELVAELAAMHGKIPDRFGDFGGQYVPESLMDCLSELEEGFNKIKDDPSFWEEYRSYYEYMGRPGHLHLAERLTEHAGGANIWLKREDLNHTGSHKINNALGQLLLAKRLGKTKIIAETGAGQHGVATATVCAKFGMECTVYMGAEDVRRQALNVFRMKLLGAKVVAVEAGSKTLRDAVNEAMRAWVVELDTTHYIIGSAIGPHPFPTIVRTFQSVIGNETKAQMLEKRGKLPDAVVACVGGGSNAVGMFYPFANDPSVKLLGVEAGGDGIDTARHSATLSGGSKGVLHGVKTYILQDKHGQVAETHSISAGLDYPGVGPELSSWKDSERAKYVAATDAEAFIGFRLMSQLEGIIPALESAHGIYGAIELAKTMKKGEDIVICLSGRGDKDVQSVADELPKLGPKIGWDLRF; encoded by the exons ATGGAAGGCATTCGCCAAACGTTTGCGCGCTGCAAGGCCCAAGGAAGG TCTGCGCTCGTTACCTACGTCACTGCTGGTTACCCCACGCCTGAGGACACTCCTAATGTTCTGCTGGCTATGGAGAAGGGTGGCGCTG ATGTGATCGAACTCGGTGCCCCCTTCACCGACCCAATTGCCGACGGCCCGACTATCCAGACATCAAACACC GTGGCTCTGCAACATGGCGTCACGATCGAGTCAACACTCAAGATGGTCAAGGACGCTCGCGACCAGGGCCTGAAGGCGCCTGTGATGTTGATGGGATACTACAACCCCCTTCTCAGCTATGGCGAAGAGAGACTCCTGAACGACTGCAAGACATCGGGCGTCAACGGCTTCATTGTTGTCGATTTGCCTCCCGAGGAGGCCATCTCTTTCCGCAAGCTTTGCACCAAGGGAGG ACTCTCATACGTTCCCCTGATTGCTCCCGCAACCTCAGATGCCCGCATGAAGATCCTTTGCAAGCTGGCCGACTCCTTTATCTACGTCGTCTCCCGCCAGGGTGTCACCGGTGCCCTTGGCTCCATGAACGCCAACCTCCCCGACCTTGTTGCCCGCGTCAAGAAGTACAGCGGCAACAAGCCTGCTGCCGTCGGTTTCGGTGTCAGCACCCGAGACCACTTCCTCAGTGTCGCCCAGCTTGCCGACGGTGTTGTCGTCGGCTCCCAGATCATCACGACCCTCCAAAAGGCTGCCCCCGGCGAGCTCTACAACGACGTTGCAAAGTATTGCTCTTACCTCTGCGGCCGCGACTCTGATGAGACTACCCGCGAGGTTGGCATGGTCGAGGCCATGGCCGCCGCCAAGCAGCCCACCGAAGAGCCTACCGTCGACGACCGCATCACCGCCGACCAGGACAGTGAGCTTGTTGCCGAGCTCGCTGCCATGCACGGCAAGATCCCTGATCGCTTCGGCGATTTCGGCGGCCAGTACGTCCCCGAGTCTCTCATGGACTGCCTGTCTGAGCTCGAGGAGGGCTTCAACAAGATCAAGGACGACCCTTCCTTCTGGGAGGAGTACCGCTCCTACTATGAGTACATGGGCCGCCCCGGCCACCTCCACCTTGCCGAGCGCCTTACCGAGCACGCCGGCGGTGCCAACATCTGGCTGAAGCGTGAGGATCTTAACCACACCGGTTCTCACAAGATCAACAACGCCCTTGGCCAGCTGCTCCTCGCCAAGCGCCTCGGCAAGACCAAGATCATCGCCGAGACCGGTGCCGGCCAGCACGGTGTTGCTACGGCCACCGTCTGCGCCAAGTTCGGCATGGAATGCACAGTCTACATGGGTGCCGAAGACGTCCGCCGCCAGGCCCTTAATGTCTTCCGCATGAAGCTCCTCGGCGCCAAGGTGGTCGCTGTCGAGGCTGGAAGCAAGACTCTCCGTGACGCCGTTAACGAGGCCATGCGCGCCTGGGTTGTCGAGCTCGACACTACTCACTACATCATCGGTTCCGCCATTGGCCCGCATCCCTTCCCCACCATCGTCCGTACCTTCCAGTCTGTCATTGGTAACGAGACCAAGGCTCAGATGCTCGAGAAGAGAGGCAAGCTGCCCGATGCCGTCGTCGCCTGCGTTGGCGGTGGCAGCAACGCTGTCGGCATGTTCTACCCCTTTGCCAACGACCCCAGCGTCAAACTCCTCGGTGTTGAGGCCGGTGGCGACGGTATCGACACTGCCCGTCACAGTGCCACCCTTTCCGGCGGCAGCAAGGGTGTCCTGCACGGCGTCAAGACCTACATTCTCCAGGACAAGCACGGCCAGGTCGCCGAGACGCACTCCATCTCCGCCGGTCTGGATTACCCCGGTGTCGGCCCCGAGCTCAGCTCCTGGAAGGACAGCGAGCGCGCCAAGTACGTCGCCGCCACCGACGCCGAGGCCTTCATTGGTTTCCGTCTCATGAGTCAGCTGGAGGGTATCATCCCCGCGCTGGAGTCAGCGCACGGCATCTACGGTGCCATTGAGCTCGCCAAGACGATGAAgaagggcgaggatatcGTCATCTGCCTGAGTGGCCGTGGTGACAAGGACGTGCAGAGCGTCGCCGACGAGCTGCCCAAGTTGGGCCCCAAGATTGGCTGGGACCTGCGCTTCTAG
- a CDS encoding KH domain-containing protein has translation FSPPTRPDTLFSSLTSHNLTFDRALHSAYATATMAEPPRDISSILAALGAAQRGTSSTPTQGQPGMPPSYPPPPGGQPPPSYPPMPQQNAPPYGGGGGYPGLPQPTSSGSLDLSSIRPVNSGTVSIADAIAQAKAFAAEKGVASYDRPLVYSNEAPRGQDSRAYGRSSRSRSPSNRRDQFRDNFNPYRDERRDDRPAPRDYGHRERSYSPGPRGRTFSPRNSNGRERSPLRGSGGGDDNAETIQIESSLVGLIIGRQGENLRRIESESNCRVQFLPSSDNGPFRQCKISGPRAQRSEVKEAINRIIDDSGMGAINRGAANPKGPPPRDHRGGPPGASAAAAAAAAAGAGAAALRDGEDCMQIMVPDRTVGLIIGRGGETIRDLQERSGCHINIVGESKSVNGLRPVNLIGSRESAAQAKDLIMEIVDSDSRNEGQPAAPTKKPQRHDGGGHQRDSAPMGGPGGGSGDKINDAIYVPSEAVGMIIGKGGETIRDMQNGTGCKINVAQSSGPGEVQREIALIGSRDSIARAKQAIEEKVDAVRQKNSGGGGGGRGRQNQDYDRSYSQQGSNPSASGSANPPAAQAPAGADGADPYAQYGGYQNYLALWYQSLVYQQQQGGGAAGQPGAAPPGAS, from the exons TTCAGCCCTCCGACACGACCAGATACTCTTTTCTCTTCTTTGACAAGTCACAATCTGACTTTTGATCGCGCCCTGCATTCTGCATACGCGACAGCCACAATGGCCGAACCACCTCGTGACATCTCCTCCATCCTCGCTGCCCTAG GCGCAGCACAAAGAGGCACATCTTCGACGCCGACCCAAGGACAGCCCGGCATGCCGCCCAGctatcctcctcctcccggtGGTCAGCCGCCTCCTTCCTACCCCCCGATGCCCCAGCAGAACGCGCCCCCgtatggcggcggcggtggctaCCCGGGACTCCCCCAGCCTACATCCAGCGGCAGTCTGGATCTTAGCTCTATCCGACCCGTCAACTCTGGCACAGTCAGCATCGCCGATGCCATCGCGCAAGCCAAGGCCTTCGCTGCTGAGAAGGGCGTGGCATCCTACGACCGACCCCTCGTCTACTCCAACGAAGCCCCCCGCGGCCAGGATTCTCGAGCCTACGGCCGATCCTCGCGGTCGCGCTCTCCTTCCAACCGTCGCGACCAGTTCCGCGACAACTTCAACCCCTACAGAGACGAGCGCCGGGACGATCGCCCTGCTCCACGAGACTATGGTCATCGCGAGCGATCCTACAGCCCTGGCCCGCGTGGTCGCACTTTCTCTCCTCGCAACTCTAACGGCAGAGAGCGATCTCCGCTGAGAGGAAGTGGCGGTGGTGACGACAACGCCGAGACAATTCAGATTGAGTCGAGCCTTGTTGGTCTCATTATCGGTAGACAAGGCGAAAACCTTCGTCGCATCGAGTCAGAATCCAATTGTCGGGTGCAGTTCCTTCCCTCCAGCGATAATGGTCCTTTCCGCCAGTGCAAGATCAGTGGTCCCAGGGCACAGCGCAGTGAAGTCAAGGAGGCCATCAACCGCATTATCGACGATAGTGGCATGGGCGCCATCAACCGTGGCGCTGCGAACCCCAAGGGACCCCCACCTCGCGACCACCGCGGCGGACCACCTGGAGCAAGcgctgccgccgctgccgccgccgctgccggaGCCGGAGCTGCAGCTCTTCGCGACGGTGAGGACTGTATGCAGATTATGGTACCCGATAGAACCGTGGGCCTGATCATCGGTCGCGGTGGCGAGACCATTCGCGATTTGCAGGAGCGGTCTGGCTGCCACATCAATATTGTTGGTGAATCCAAGAGTGTCAATGGACTTCGACCTGTCAACCTCATCGGCTCTCGTGAATCAGCTGCCCAAGCCAAGGATCTGATCATGGAGATTGTGGATAGCGACAGCCGAAACGAGGGCCAACCTGCAGCCCCCACCAAGAAGCCGCAGAGACACGACGGTGGTGGTCATCAGAGAGACTCTGCGCCCATGGGTGGACcgggcggcggcagcggtgACAAGATCAACGACGCCATCTACGTCCCATCCGAGGCTGTGGGTATGATTATTGGCAAGGGCGGCGAGACCATCCGTGATATGCAGAACGGCACTGGTTGCAAGATCAATGTTGCCCAGTCCTCCGGTCCAGGCGAGGTTCAGCGCGAGATTGCCCTTATCGGCTCGCGCGATAGTATCGCCAGAGCCAAGCAGGCGATTGAAGAGAAGGTTGACGCAGTG CGCCAGAAGAACTCTGGAGGCGGTGGCGGTGGTCGCGGTCGTCAAAACCAAGACTATGATAGAAGCTACTCTCAACAGGGATCTAACCCATCAGCATCAGGATCTGCTAACCCACCAGCTGCTCAAGCTCCCGCTGGAGCCGACGGAGCCGACCCATATGCGCAAT ATGGTGGATACCAGAACTACCTTGCCCTCTGGTACCAGTCCCTTGTTTATCAGCAACAACAAGGCGGCGGTGCGGCCGGTCAGCCCGGTGCAGCGCCTCCTGGAGCCTCATAG
- a CDS encoding plasma membrane fusion protein PRM1 → MFSSRNRKEEAAYPAVPDSLRSDSLEMAELRKTQQARADTSPTITPYLSLSARLSQIWLNRWTILLLLVLLRVILLIASLNDNVDDANQKALSACTKVEDIGSAMASMPHYLSVGVNELSAKGIEKTLDGMVAALGLILTGVQNLIIFVINMMTSMYTCLITAFIHGGLDVASDVTKKVTDAMNKVVGDISNTIDSKAKSLSDGINKAVDAIENSVLGSVLPDFPKVDFSGPVNDLRDIKIDSSGFVSDINKLNDDLPTFEEVQNLTAQAISFPFNLLKQTVNDAYKGYKFDRSVFPVAQKQALQFCSTNNNISDFFNNLRDMIQKARIVFIVVLSILAVLVIAPMAWLEIRRWRRERKHAQIMASHQYDSMDVVYIASRPMTATWGIKIASKFKGRRQILVRWAIAYATSLPALFVLALAIAGFFSCLCQYVLLKAVEREVPALANQVGEFAGEVVTSLQDVSKQWADDANGVVLSTQNEINQDMLGYVTNATSAVNDTLNTFTNTMTTGLETVFNGTILINPIKDVIRCTIGLKVEAVQKGLTWVHDHSQISFPLFDNDTFSLGAQESISGDSDLKTFLSSPSSVSTDEVTGAVTHVTDMLRRGIIKEALISTGILLVYVIVVLIGIIRALVGMAMPDKGRGEGGLRYTGDDRPAMSPRSPPRSHGNDSRFPQFGSDASAVDDDHYSGMRDEKALKKTSVQSGRAQPTEGHQRQSSYGHLDTASSTKF, encoded by the coding sequence ATGTTTTCCTCACGGAATCGCAAGGAGGAGGCGGCCTACCCGGCCGTCCCCGACTCCCTCAGGTCGGACTCGCTAGAGATGGCGGAACTTAGAAAGACGCAACAAGCGCGAGCCGACACTTCTCCCACCATAACACCATACCTTAGTCTCTCAGCTAGGCTCTCTCAGATCTGGCTGAACCGCTGGACGATCCTACTATTGCTCGTACTTCTCAGAGTCATCTTGCTCATCGCCAGCCTCAACGATAATGTCGACGACGCGAATCAAAAAGCACTCTCTGCTTGCACAAAGGTCGAAGATATTGGCAGCGCCATGGCCTCGATGCCTCACTATCTCTCTGTCGGTGTCAACGAGCTGTCGGCAAAGGGCATCGAGAAGACCCTCGACGGCATGGTTGCTGCTCTGGGTCTGATACTCACTGGTGTTCAGAATCTCATCATCTTCGTCATCAACATGATGACATCGATGTACACCTGTCTTATCACTGCCTTCATCCATGGCGGCCTTGATGTTGCCTCCGACGTCACCAAGAAGGTTACCGACGCCATGAACAAGGTGGTTGGCGACATCAGCAATACAATCGATTCTAAGGCTAAGAGCCTCTCGGATGGTATCAACAAGGCCGTGGACGCAATCGAAAACTCTGTCCTTGGTAGCGTTCTGCCCGACTTCCCCAAGGTCGACTTCTCGGGGCCTGTCAACGACCTGCGCGACATCAAGATCGACTCCAGCGGCTTCGTCAGCGACATCAACAAGCTCAACGATGACCTGCCTACCTTTGAGGAGGTTCAGAACTTGACGGCTCAGGCTATCTCGTTCCCTTTCAACCTGCTCAAGCAGACCGTCAACGACGCCTACAAGGGCTACAAGTTCGATCGATCAGTCTTCCCTGTCGCCCAGAAGCAGGCGCTGCAGTTCTGCTCGACCAACAACAACATCTCCGACTTCTTTAACAACCTCCGCGACATGATCCAGAAGGCTCGCATCGTCTTCATTGTCGTTCTCTCCATCTTGGCTGTGCTGGTTATCGCACCCATGGCCTGGCTGGAGATCAGGCGCTGGAGACGCGAGCGAAAGCACGCTCAGATCATGGCCAGCCACCAGTACGACTCGATGGATGTGGTCTACATTGCTTCCCGCCCAATGACCGCTACCTGGGGTATTAAGATTGCTTCCAAGTTCAAAGGCCGTCGTCAGATCTTGGTCCGCTGGGCCATTGCGTACGCTACATCACTTCCTGCTCTATTTGTCTTGGCCCTTGCCATTGCTGGCTTCTTCTCTTGCCTGTGCCAGTACGTCCTGCTCAAGGCTGTCGAAAGAGAGGTACCCGCCCTTGCCAACCAGGTCGGCGAATTTGCCGGCGAAGTCGTCACCTCGCTACAGGATGTCTCCAAGCAGTGGGCTGATGATGCCAACGGTGTTGTGCTATCAACGCAGAACGAGATCAATCAAGACATGCTCGGCTACGTGACCAACGCTACCTCGGCTGTCAACGACACGCTGAACACATTCACCAACACCATGACGACTGGTCTGGAGACTGTATTCAACGGTACCATCCTCATCAATCCCATCAAGGACGTTATTCGCTGTACTATTGGTCTCAAGGTCGAGGCTGTCCAGAAGGGACTAACTTGGGTCCACGATCACTCGCAGATCTCGTTCCCTCTTTTCGACAACGACACATTCAGCCTCGGGGCTCAAGAGTCCATCTCGGGCGACTCAGACCTCAAGACCTTCCTATCGTCACCTTCAAGTGTGTCAACCGACGAGGTGACTGGCGCCGTGACTCATGTTACCGATATGCTTCGTCGAGGCATCATCAAGGAAGCGCTCATCTCTACCGGCATCCTTCTCGTCTACGTCATTGTCGTCCTCATCGGCATCATCCGCGCCTTGGTTGGCATGGCCATGCCCGACAAAGGCCGTGGTGAGGGCGGGTTGCGCTACACCGGCGACGACCGCCCAGCCATGAGCCCGCGAAGCCCTCCCAGATCCCATGGCAACGACTCCCGCTTTCCACAGTTCGGTAGCGATGCATCTGCCGTGGATGATGACCACTACTCGGGCATGCGAGATGAGAAGGCCCTGAAGAAGACGAGCGTGCAGAGCGGCAGGGCGCAGCCGACGGAGGGTCATCAACGACAAAGTTCGTATGGACACCTCGACACAGCATCATCAACCAAGTTTTAG
- a CDS encoding ribosomal L28 family protein: MSRRKLIVELPNFPSCLALTTIDLNGAPTTNDERTPRCASTRSHPSDRLYILPNPRTSHIIGHGSKPKMSFTTLRPRPSLLTSLQNLTITPATAATRAFSTSTPLATKTISLQKIPTSAVPPYPHGPRLLYKQSNHGLYGTSRIRHGHNVSPKHHQVTPRTWRPNVHRKRLWSESLGAWVRTRLTTRVLRTIRKEGGIDAYVTKTKAARVKELGPGGWKLRWLVMQTATFRERYVAEREKLGVEGEMREDQTDLVTVMVDAATPGPLSAVSRGILEKRAAQMILEEFTLGEEAEFGAEDGEGYEDVHVPGIGEPVTEQRI; this comes from the exons ATGTCACGGCGCAAGTTGATCGTCGAGCTGCCCAACTTTCCCTCCTGCCTCG CTCTCACGACAATCGACCTCAACGGTGCGCCGACGACCAACGACGAACGAACGCCGCGGTGCGCATCTACCCGTTCGCATCCCTCCGACCGCCTCTACATACTCCCGAACCCACGAACCTCGCACATAATCGGACACGGATCGAAGCCCAAGATGAGCTTCACAACCCTTCGGCCTCGGCCCTCCCTCCTCACCTCCCTCCAAAACCTCACCATCACGCCCGCCACCGCCGCAACCCGCGCCTTCTCAACCTCCACCCCCCTCGCCACAAAAACAATCTCCCTCCAAAAGATCCCGACCTCCGCCGTACCCCCCTACCCCCACGGCCCCCGCCTCCTCTACAAACAATCAAACCACGGCCTCTACGGCACCTCCCGCATCCGCCACGGCCACAACGTCTCCCCGAAACACCACCAAGTCACCCCCCGCACCTGGCGCCCCAACGTCCACCGCAAGCGCCTCTGGTCCGAGTCCCTGGGCGCCTGGGTCCGCACCCGCCTCACCACCCGCGTCCTGCGCACGATCCGCAAGGAGGGCGGCATCGACGCCTACGTGACAAAGACCAAGGCCGCGCGCGTCAAGGAGCTGGGACCGGGGGGATGGAAGCTGAGGTGGCTTGTTATGCAGACGGCTACCTTCCGGGAGAGGTACGTCGCCGAGAGGGAGAAGCTCGGCGTCGAGGGGGAGATGAGGGAGGATCAGACGGATTTGGTCACCGTCATGGTCGATGCTGCTACGCCGGGGCCCCTGAGCGCTGTCAGCAGGGGGATTCTCGAGAAGAGAGCTGCGCAGATGATTTTGGAGGAGTTTACGCTGGGCGAGGAGGCCGAGTTTGGGGCTGAGGATGGCGAGGGGTACGAGGACGTTCATGTGCCTGGTATCGGAGAGCCTGTCACTGAGCAGAGGATATGA